A stretch of the Candidatus Thermoplasmatota archaeon genome encodes the following:
- a CDS encoding AbrB/MazE/SpoVT family DNA-binding domain-containing protein, whose amino-acid sequence MLSKTKVSKGYLTVVPKKVREASEIREGDLLEWSIEEGKIIIRPRPRRTVKDVTGLISHGGDAVESKRRAQRGK is encoded by the coding sequence ATGCTTAGCAAAACGAAAGTGTCTAAGGGCTACCTGACAGTGGTGCCCAAGAAGGTGCGCGAGGCCTCTGAGATACGCGAAGGGGACCTCCTGGAATGGTCAATCGAGGAGGGCAAGATAATCATCAGGCCGCGCCCGAGGCGGACCGTGAAGGATGTCACGGGGCTCATATCCCACGGCGGGGATGCCGTCGAGTCAAAGCGCCGGGCGCAGAGAGGGAAATGA